From Quercus lobata isolate SW786 chromosome 1, ValleyOak3.0 Primary Assembly, whole genome shotgun sequence, one genomic window encodes:
- the LOC115954842 gene encoding uncharacterized protein LOC115954842 has protein sequence MEDTVKKIKIDEPITPTKKIKTVKPITLAKNIVYIPIKSVSTSIIVPVKSICDHSPIESVSIKSIENSFPYNMISDSAYLLALNVFISKIDKDGSRRYGENLLHYFMGEVLLQGYDICLKNAGATYQCVVTILLHDLIHKEVEVYVDDMIVKSKDRERHISVLRKLFERIQFYKLQLNPKKCTFGVTFEKLLGFMVS, from the exons ATGGAAGACACTGTGAAGAAAATCAAGATCGACGAGCCAATCACTCCTACCAAGAAGATCAAGACCGTCAAGCCAATCACTCTTGCCAAAAACATTGTTTATATCCCTATTAAGTCTGTTTCTACAAGTATTATTGTTCCTGTTAAGTCTATTTGTGATCATAGTCCTATAGAGTCTGTTTCTATTAAGTCTATTGAGAACTCTTTTCCTTATAATATGATTTCTGATTCTGCTTATTTGTTGGCTTTGAatgttttcatttcaaaaattg ATAAAGATGGCTCCAGAAGATATGGAGAAAACCTCCTTCATTACTTCATGGGGGAAGTACTGCTACAAGGTTATGACATTTGCCTTAAGAATGCTGGTGCTACTTACCAATGTGTAGTTACTATTCTGTTGCATGATTTAATACACAAAGAAGtagaagtttatgttgatgacatgataGTGAAGTCTAAAGACCGTGAAAGGCACATATCAGTTTTACGGAAGTTATTTGAAAGAATCCAATTCTATAAGTTGCAATTGAATCCAAAGAAGTGCACTTTTGGTGTAACATTCGAAAAGCTGTTGGGATTTATGGTAAGTTAG